Proteins from a single region of Choristoneura fumiferana chromosome 27, NRCan_CFum_1, whole genome shotgun sequence:
- the LOC141443420 gene encoding segmentation polarity homeobox protein engrailed-like: MAFEDRCSPNQANSPGPVARVPAPHAENLVSYCQPSQYTCTTIEPRYDRSPMTIVKVQPNSPPPSPQEYQNYFRPETPDVKPIINQEFDAEKRNQRQQPTLPINFSITNILHPEFGLNALRKTSKIEGPKSVGPNHSILYKPYDLSKQTEFQKYSFDYLKSKEPDFNRLPPLGGLRQTVSQIGEVQKEKEIPKPVETKRPDSASSIVSSTSSGAPSTCGSTEAGAPGNTTLWPAWVYCTRYSDRPSSGPRSRRVKKRDTTEEKRPRTAFSAAQLARLKHEFAENRYLTERRRQSLASELGLAEAQIKIWFQNKRAKIKKAVGQRNPLALQLMAQGLYNHSTATESDEEEEISVT; this comes from the exons ATGGCTTTCGAAGACCGCTGCAGCCCCAACCAAGCGAACAGCCCTGGCCCAGTAGCTCGGGTGCCAGCTCCTCATGCAGAAAACCTGGTATCCTATTGCCAACCTAGCCAATACACCTGTACAACTATCGAACCAAGGTACGACCGATCACCGATGACAATCGTGAAAGTCCAGCCCAATTCACCACCCCCTAGTCCACAGGAATACCAAAATTACTTCAGACCTGAAACGCCTGACGTCAAACCGATTATCAACCAAGAATTTGATGCAGAAAAGAGAAATCAAAGACAACAACCAACTCTTCCTATCAACTTCTCCATAACCAACATCTTACATCCTGAATTTGGCTTGAACGCTTTGAGAAAGACGAGCAAAATAGAAGGACCGAAATCCGTCGGACCGAACCACAGCATCTTATACAAACCTTACGACTTATCGAAGCAGACTGAATTTCAGAAGTACAGTTTCGATTATTTGAAATCTAAAGAGCCTGATTTCAATAGATTGCCACCTCTAGGAGGACTTAGGCAGACGGTGTCGCAAATTGGCGAGGTGCAAAAGGAGAAAGAGATCCCTAAGCCTGTGGAAACAAAGAGGCCTGATTCGGCTAGTTCTATAGTTTCCTCGACGTCCAGTGGAGCTCCATCTACCTGTGGCAGTACTGAAGCTGGTGCTCCAGGGAATACTACTCTTTGGCCGGCCTGGGTGTACTGTACGAGATACAGCGATAGGCCTAGCTCAG GTCCTAGAAGTAGGAGGGTCAAAAAGCGAGATACCACAGAAGAAAAGAGACCAAGAACTGCGTTCAGTGCTGCTCAGCTCGCTAGGCTAAAG CACGAATTCGCCGAGAACCGCTACCTGACTGAACGCCGCCGGCAATCCCTGGCTTCAGAACTGGGTCTTGCGGAGGCTCAGATCAAGATCTGGTTCCAGAACAAGAGAGCCAAGATCAAGAAGGCAGTGGGACAGAGGAATCCCCTGGCATTGCAGCTCATGGCACAGGGCTTGTACAACCATAGCACCGCCACTGAGAGCGACGAGGAAGAGGAAATAAGCGTGACTTAA